In Jannaschia sp. W003, the genomic stretch GGCGGCGCGGGCGTAGTCCGCGACCCAGCCCTCGTCCACGCCCACCAGCGCTACGCGGTTCGCACGCGGGAGGTCGGCCACCGGATAGGCGGCGGGCAGGCGCGGCGCGAGGCCGTATCGGCCCGCCCGCCGCTCGATGTCGCGCCACATGTAGGCGGTCTTGGCGGGCTTGTCCTTGAACGGCAGGTTGCCCTGCAGCGTCATCACGTGCCGGGTGTCGAAGGGCCGCCAGCGGAAGCGCACCCCCTCGGCGTTCGCCAGCGCTGCCGCCCGCATCGCCGTCAGGTAGGTGTAGGTGCTGCCGATCGAGATCCACAGGTCCATGCGCCGGTCCTCCCGCGCCCGAGGATAGCGCGAATCCCGCCGCGCCGCACGACCGACGTCCGGCCCTACTCCGGGTCGTTCAACCGGAACCCGCTCGCCTGCGCCCGCATCCAGCGCCACGAGTCGCGGCACATGGCGTCGAGGTCGAGCGTCGCCTCGAAGCCCAGCTCCGCCCGCGCCCGCGACGGGTCCGCGTAGGTGATCGCCACGTCGCCCGCGCGGCGGCCCACCACCCGGTAGGGCAGCGCGCGCCCCGCGGCGCGGCCATAGGCTTCCACCAGCTCCAGCACCGAGTTGGCCCGCCCCGTGCCGATGTTCAGCGTGTGCGCCCGCCCGTCCAGCAGCGCCTCCACCGACGCCACGTGCGCCCGCGCCAGGTCCACCACGTGCACGTAGTCCCGCATCCCCGTGCCGTCGGGCGTGGCGTAGTCGTCGCCGAACACCTGCAGCTCCGGCAGCGCGCCGATGGCGACCTTGGCCACGTAGGGCATCAGGTTGTTCGGAAGGCCCCGCGGGTCCTCGCCGATCAGCCCCGACGGGTGCGCGCCCACCGGGTTGAAGTAGCGCAGCACGCCCACGCACCACGGCTCGGCGGCGGCGGCCTGCTCCAGCATCTGCTCGCAGGTGAGCTTGGTGAACGCGTAAGGGTTGGTGTGCGAGCGCGGCGCCGTCTCGGGCACCGCCCGGTCGCCGGGATCGCCGTACACCGTGGCAGTCGACGAGAACACCAGCCGCCACACCCCCGCCGCCCGCGCCGCCCGCATCAGCGTCATCAGCCCGCCGATGTTGGTGGAGAAGTAATCGAGGGGGCGCTCCACGCTCTCGCCCACGGCCTTGAGGGCCGCGAAGTGGATGATCCCGTCGATGCGGTGCTCCGCGAACACCCGCCCCAGCAGCGCCTCGTCGAGCACCGAGCCGCGCACCACGGTCGGCTCGCGCCCCGCCACGCGGCCCATGCGCGCCACGACGCCCGGATCGCTGTTCGAAAAGTCGTCCAGGATCACCACGTCGTGCCCCGCCTCCGCGAGCGCCACGAAGGTGTGCGAGCCGATGTACCCGGCACCGCCGGTCAGGAGAATGCATGCCATGGCCCCGCCCTACCGCGCCCGGATGCGGCGCGAAAGACGTCCCGCGCCTGTTGCCCCGCCGCGCCGCCCCGCGGCCCACTTGCACGCCCGGCTTCCGGAATCGGCCCCGGTGCCCTATGTGGAACAAAACGAGACAGAGCAGACGGATGCCCCCCATGCCCGAAGACTTCGCCCCCGCCGCGCAGGCCTACGACGCGTCGTCCATCGAGGTGCTCGAGGGGCTGGAGCCCGTCCGCAAGCGCCCCGGCATGTACATCGGCGGCACCGACGAGCGGGCGCTGCACCACATGGTGGCCGAGGTGCTCGACAACTCCATGGACGAGGCCGTGGCCGGCCACGCCAACCGCATCGAGGTGGAGCTGAACGCCGACGGCTCGATCACCATCCGCGACAACGGCCGCGGCATCCCCGTCGATCCGCACCCCAAGTTTCCCGACAAGTCCGCGCTCGAGGTGATCCTCTGCACGCTCCACGCGGGCGGCAAGTTCTCGGGCAAGGCCTACCAGACCTCGGGCGGCCTCCACGGCGTCGGCGCCTCTGTGGTCAACGCGCTGTCGGATTCCATGGTCGTGCAGGTCGCCCGCGACCGCGAGCTGCACGAGCAGCGCTTCTCGCGCGGCATCCCGCTGGGCCCCGTCGAGAAGGTCGGCGCCGCCCCGAACCGCCGCGGCACCACCGTGACCTTCCACGCCGACCCCGAGATCTTCGGGACCCACCGCCTGAAGCCCGCGCGCCTGTTCCGCTCGATCCGCTCCAAGGCCTACCTCTTCTCGGGCGTCGAGATCCGCTGGAAGTCCGCCATCGACGACGGCGAGACCCCGACCGAGGCGCGCTTCCACTTCCCCGGCGGCCTCGCCGACTACCTCGCCGAGACCCTCGGCACCGCCGCCACCTACGCCGAACAGCCCTTCGCCGGCACCGTCGACTTCCAGGAACGCTTCGGCGTGCCCGGCAAGGTCGAGTGGGCGGTCAACTGGACCCCGTCCCGCGACGGCTTCATCCAGAGCTACTGCAACACCGTGCCCACCCCCGAGGGCGGCACCCACGAGAGCGGCTTCTGGGCCGCCGTCCTCAAGGGCATCAAGGCCTACGGCGAGCTCGCCAACAACCGCAAGGCCGCCCAGATCACCCGCGAGGACCTCGGCGCCGGCGGCTGCGCCCTCGTCTCCTGCTTCATCGCCGAGCCCGAGTTCGTCGGCCAGACCAAGGACCGCCTCGCCACCACCGAGGCCGCGCGCCTCGTGGAGCAGGCGGTGCGCGACCGCTTCGACACCTGGCTCGGCCAGGACACCAAGAGTGCCGGCGCCATCCTCGACTTCCTGGTCCTGCGCGCCGAGGAGCGCCTGCGCCGCCGCCAGGAGAAGGAGACCGCCCGCAAGTCCGCCACCAAGAAGCTGCGCCTCCCCGGCAAGCTGGTGGACTGCACCGCCGCCACCCGCGACGGCACCGAGCTCTTCATCGTCGAGGGCGACTCGGCCGGCGGCTCCGCCAAGATGGCCCGCGACCGCAAGACCCAGGCCCTCCTGCCCCTGCGCGGCAAGATCCTCAACGTGCTCGGCGCCGCCTCCGCGAAGCTCGGCCAGAACGCCGAGATCAACGACCTCGCCCAAGCCCTCGGCGTCGGACTGGGAACGCGCTTCGACCTCTCCGACCTGCGCTACGACAAGATCGTCATCATGACCGACGCCGACGTCGACGGCGCCCACATCGCCTCGCTGCTGATGACGTTCTTCTTCACCCAGATGCGCCCCATGATCGACGCGGGCCACCTCTACCTCGCCTGCCCGCCCCTGTTCCGGCTGACCCAAGGCGCCCGCCGCGTCTACTGCCTCGACGAGGCCGAGCGCGACGCGTGGATGGCGCGGGGCCTCGGCGGCAAGGGCAAGATCGACGTCTCCCGCTTCAAGGGCCTCGGCGAGATGGACGCCAAGGACCTCAAGGAGACCACGATGGACCCGGCCTCCCGCAAGCTGATCCGCGTCACGGTCGACGAGGACGCCCCGGGCGAGACGGGCGACCTGGTGGAGCGGCTGATGGGCAAGAAACCGGAGCTGCGCTTCGAGTATATCTCGGAGAACGCGCGGTTTGCGGGGGAGTTGGATGTGTAGCAGGTGTACTTTTTAGTCGCAGACGAAGCTGTTCATCAGCAAACCGACCCAACAAAATTCTTTATCTACGGCGGAATTATCGTTCCCGTAGATAAAGTTTCTAGCTTGACGCTGGGCATCGAGCATATTCGATCGAAGTATGGTTTTCTTCCTGGAGATTCTCTCAAGTTTTCTCCGAACGATAGACCAAAGCAAGTATCGCGGGAAAGATTTCTCGAAGCCAAGCAAATGGTGCTAAGCTTAGTCGCGAAAGAAGCTGTTCAATTTATAGGATATGCCGTTCTTCACGCGCTCGCCCGCACTCGGACGAGCGAAGAGCTTGTAACATGGGGCGCTGATGCGCTTCTTATAAAATTTCAACAGTTTTTGGAAGAGCAAGGCGATAGTAGAGGCCTTGCATTTTTCGACACTTTGCCGATTGCCCGACCAAATCGCTATCTGAAAAATTCGTTTCAAATGAGGTTGGAGCACGCGAAGAGAGGGCATCGGTTGGCGAATATTGACATGATCGCATCGACAACCGATGGATGTTCCCACTTGACGAGCATTTGCGATATTTGCGTCGGCTCTTTCAGATACGCAGTGAATGAGCCTCAAAATGATGTCGTGGGAAAGACTTTGATGCGAGCCCTCAAGCGGATTATTTGGGCAAGACGCGTTCCGGGTTCTATGTATCCCTTGGATCGTGGCATCCTTCTTAGACCAAAAGACATATATTCGCCGGCGATTCGCACCGACTACCAAGAACTCCAAACTCGCTTGTTTGATTGGATGAATTCCAAGCCATCAAGGTAGGATGGGGTTCCACCCCACCACCCACCCGCACCCCACCGCCCACAACGGCAGGGTGAAACCCTACCCCGCCCCACCCCACGCCCTACCTCCCCCCGATGCGCCCCCTTCGCCGCCTCGCCGCTGCCGCCCTCACGGCTCTCGCGCTCGCCTCCCGGGGCTTCGCCCGCTCCTCGCTGAAAACGATCCACTGGATCGTTTTCCTGGCGCTCGGAGCCCCCGCCGCCGCTCAGGACACCGACCTCGAACTGGTCCTCCTCGCCGACGCCTCCGGGTCCATCAGCCAGTCCGAGCTGCTCTTCCAGCGCCTCTCCTACGCCGAGGCCATCACGGACCCGGCCGTGCTCGCCGCCATCTCGGACACCGCCTACGGCTCCATCGCCGTCACCTACGTGGAATGGGCCACCGACCAGGGCGTCGTCGTCCCCTGGACCCGCATCGCCACCGCCGCGCAGGCCGAGGGCTTCGCCGCCGCCCTCGTCGGCCCCCCGCGCGGCGCGTCGGGGCGCAACGCCATCGGCTCGGCGCTGCTGTTCGGACAGACGCTGATCGAGACGAACGACATCGACGGCTGGCGCCGCGTGATCGACTTCTCGGGCGATACCGACGGCAACACCTACGGCCCCCCAATCGAGGAGGCCCGCGACGCCGTGGTCGCCTCGGGCATCACCATCAACGCGCTCGCCGTGACCGCCGAGTCCCGCCGCCCCGACCTGCGCGGCATCTACGAGCGGCGCATCATCGGCGGCGACGGCGCCTTCGTGGTCGAGGCCGCCACCCGCGCCGACTTCGCCGACGCCGTGAAGCGCAAGCTCATCCTCGAGATCGCCGGAACCCTCCCCCGCCGCCACGCCGCCGCCCGCTGAAGCGCCTGCGCGCGCCGTTCGCGTCCCGCAACTGGACCCGCGAGCATCGCCAGCAACCCTCCGGCTCCGCCCCGGCCATGCGAGGTCGCCCGCCCGGCGATCCGGCGCGCCACCCTCCGCGCCCGCCCCTGTCGAAACACTTTGTTCAACCGGGAACCGCACCGAGCCGTCCTCCCCGCCGGTACGGGCGATCGCAGGTCGCTCCCCCGCCAACCGAGACATGCCATCCGCCATGGACGTCGGAGTATATGATCGCGCGACCGACGGCGGCGCACCGTCCTCCCGGACAGCATTCCGACAGACCCTCCCTCCCGACGCTGACACGGATCACCCCCGTCTCACCCGCCAAGCACGTCCCGCCTCCGCCCCACTGGGCGCCATCCTAACTTCACGACCCTGAGGGTAACGGCAGGAGGGTTGCGAGAACCGAACCGAACCCCGATCCCGCCCGCATATTGGCGGCTACGACGCGCACCGAA encodes the following:
- the parE gene encoding DNA topoisomerase IV subunit B, encoding MPEDFAPAAQAYDASSIEVLEGLEPVRKRPGMYIGGTDERALHHMVAEVLDNSMDEAVAGHANRIEVELNADGSITIRDNGRGIPVDPHPKFPDKSALEVILCTLHAGGKFSGKAYQTSGGLHGVGASVVNALSDSMVVQVARDRELHEQRFSRGIPLGPVEKVGAAPNRRGTTVTFHADPEIFGTHRLKPARLFRSIRSKAYLFSGVEIRWKSAIDDGETPTEARFHFPGGLADYLAETLGTAATYAEQPFAGTVDFQERFGVPGKVEWAVNWTPSRDGFIQSYCNTVPTPEGGTHESGFWAAVLKGIKAYGELANNRKAAQITREDLGAGGCALVSCFIAEPEFVGQTKDRLATTEAARLVEQAVRDRFDTWLGQDTKSAGAILDFLVLRAEERLRRRQEKETARKSATKKLRLPGKLVDCTAATRDGTELFIVEGDSAGGSAKMARDRKTQALLPLRGKILNVLGAASAKLGQNAEINDLAQALGVGLGTRFDLSDLRYDKIVIMTDADVDGAHIASLLMTFFFTQMRPMIDAGHLYLACPPLFRLTQGARRVYCLDEAERDAWMARGLGGKGKIDVSRFKGLGEMDAKDLKETTMDPASRKLIRVTVDEDAPGETGDLVERLMGKKPELRFEYISENARFAGELDV
- the galE gene encoding UDP-glucose 4-epimerase GalE — encoded protein: MACILLTGGAGYIGSHTFVALAEAGHDVVILDDFSNSDPGVVARMGRVAGREPTVVRGSVLDEALLGRVFAEHRIDGIIHFAALKAVGESVERPLDYFSTNIGGLMTLMRAARAAGVWRLVFSSTATVYGDPGDRAVPETAPRSHTNPYAFTKLTCEQMLEQAAAAEPWCVGVLRYFNPVGAHPSGLIGEDPRGLPNNLMPYVAKVAIGALPELQVFGDDYATPDGTGMRDYVHVVDLARAHVASVEALLDGRAHTLNIGTGRANSVLELVEAYGRAAGRALPYRVVGRRAGDVAITYADPSRARAELGFEATLDLDAMCRDSWRWMRAQASGFRLNDPE
- a CDS encoding DUF1194 domain-containing protein, which gives rise to MRPLRRLAAAALTALALASRGFARSSLKTIHWIVFLALGAPAAAQDTDLELVLLADASGSISQSELLFQRLSYAEAITDPAVLAAISDTAYGSIAVTYVEWATDQGVVVPWTRIATAAQAEGFAAALVGPPRGASGRNAIGSALLFGQTLIETNDIDGWRRVIDFSGDTDGNTYGPPIEEARDAVVASGITINALAVTAESRRPDLRGIYERRIIGGDGAFVVEAATRADFADAVKRKLILEIAGTLPRRHAAAR
- a CDS encoding 2-hydroxychromene-2-carboxylate isomerase, whose protein sequence is MDLWISIGSTYTYLTAMRAAALANAEGVRFRWRPFDTRHVMTLQGNLPFKDKPAKTAYMWRDIERRAGRYGLAPRLPAAYPVADLPRANRVALVGVDEGWVADYARAAYRLWFHDHLPVGEEPNLSRAVAEAGGDPAAALAAADGDAMGARLMAETEEAMRLGVFGTPTVFVDGEMFWGDDRLEDAIEWSRKGRLGD